The Paramisgurnus dabryanus chromosome 6, PD_genome_1.1, whole genome shotgun sequence genome has a window encoding:
- the LOC135767321 gene encoding LOW QUALITY PROTEIN: G2/M phase-specific E3 ubiquitin-protein ligase-like (The sequence of the model RefSeq protein was modified relative to this genomic sequence to represent the inferred CDS: substituted 2 bases at 2 genomic stop codons), giving the protein MPFVTEDILDFLEHQVDTTTEFKLCVDREDLPDRGILQWKRKKAASPASTLKVVFIGEAGIDTGALRKEFLSDMVSGIENRFFEGAGNQGKNPKYSLTVCTYFLSHYCMYWMXGFYNXDVFYLAHRTIGEIMAVSLAQGGPPPAFLRGWCYSFLCTGEVDLNSLSKEDVADLESCQLISRVEDSADAQSLMLNTDEIISCGYTSQINLDSKESIIRAIVLHSTTRLIPMLQQIRKGLELYGLVDQMATNPEACRSLFVLGNIIKPDADFIMTSVQPNFSEKGTSKERTERKIINFLQDFLQEVEISDGETERAAGDAEPVAVPHVLQWMTGQAHIPILPDEKRRFKITCNFDHNCRERLGDHSVCYPIRYLHYYFRVLLNKAQSVPV; this is encoded by the exons ATGCCTTTCGT CACGGAAGATATATTGGACTTCCTTGAACATCAAGTTGACACCACAACAGAATTTAAGTTGTGTGTGGACAGAGAAGACCTTCCAGACAGGGGCATTCTGCAGTGGAAAAGAAAGAAAGCTGCATCTCCTGCCAGTACTCTGAAGGTGGTGTTTATAGGAGAGGCAGGTATTGATACAGGAGCCCTTAGGAAAGAGTTTTTATCTG ATATGGTTTCAGGTATTGAAAACAGATTCTTTGAAGGAGCTGGAAACCAGGGTAAAAATCCCAAGTACTCATTGACAGTTTGTACATACTTTTTATCACATTACTGCATGTACTGGATGTAAGGATTTTATAACTGAGATGTTTTCTACCTTGCACACAGAACTATTGGTGAAATAATGGCAGTCAGCCTGGCACAAGGTGGCCCACCTCCTGCTTTTTTGAGAGGGTGGTGCTACAGCTTCCTCTGCACAGGAGAAGTGGACTTAAATTCTCTGTCTAAGGAAGATGTGGCCGATCTAGAATCCTGTCAACTCATCAGCAGG GTTGAAGATTCTGCAGATGCTCAATCTCTGATGTTGAACACTGATGAAATTATAAGCTGCGGATACACGAGCCAGATCAACCTGGACAGCAAAGAAAGTATCATTCG AGCAATTGTCCTACATTCAACTACAAGACTGATTCCAATGCTGCAGCAAATTCGAAAGGGCTTGGAACTGTATGGCCTGGTGGACCAGATGGCTACAAACCCTGAAGCTTGCCGCTCCCTGTTTGTTCTTGGGAACATTATTAAG CCTGATGCTGATTTCATAATGACGAGTGTCCAGCCCAATTTCAGTGAAAAGGGGACTTCTAAGGAGAGAACTGAGAGGAAGATTATCAACTTTCTGCAAGATTTCTTGCAGGAGGTTGAAATTTCAG ATGGGGAGACAGAGAGGGCAGCTGGTGACGCAGAGCCTGTTGCAGTGCCACACGTGCTCCAGTGGATGACAGGGCAGGCCCACATCCCTATCCTCCCTGATGAAAAGAGACGTTTTAAAATAACATGCAACTTTGACCATAACTGCAGGGAGCGACTAGGAGATCACTCAGTTTGCTACCCAATACGCTACTTGCACTACTACTTCCGCGTTCTTCTCAATAAGGCTCAGTCAGTTCCGGTTTAG